The window TGCGCGAGATTGCCGCAGGAAAGCACGGAGCGGTGAACGCCTTTTGAGACCTGCAGCCGCAGCCGCTCGAGATAGGTCTCGCGGTAAGGCTTGGAACGTTCGACGATGCGGGCGGTGATGGCCTGAATGCGGGAATCGGCGGACATGGGCGTTCATCCTGTTCGTTGGTCGGCAACCGGCGTTCCGGGAGGTGAACGGCCGGTTGTCGTGTTTCGGTATTCATGTCTTCGGGGCGCTTTCGCAGGCCGCGGAGGCGGCAACCGCGTTGGCTTATGGCGCCCAGTATATATCCACGGGCGTTTCAGCGCGATTCAGCACGGCGCGGATCGGCATTTCATCCTCATCCTCGCCCGACTGTGCTTTTTCCAGCGTCGCCTTCTTGGCAGCACCTTCGATATGCAGCACCAGAAACTCGGCATCGTGCAGGCTGGAGAAGTTGAAGGTCAACCGCTCCTCTCCCGCATTCTCCGCCGCCATGGTCAAAACGCCGCGCGGTTCATCGAGGTCCAGCGCTTCGTAGAGATTGTCTCCACCGGGGAAAAACGATGCCGTGTGGCCATCCGTTCCCATGCCGAGAATGACGACATCGAAGGGATCGCAGATCGCCTCGGTCTTGACGGTCGCAAGCGTCGCGGCGTCTTCCGGCGAGGCCGCCGGTTGGAACAACGGCACGAAATAGGCCGACTTCGCCTTGTCCTGCAAAAGGTTCTCGGCAACGAGGCGGTGGTTCGAACGGTCGCTTTCCGGCGGCACGAAACGCTCGTCCACCAGCGTCACGCTGATATTGGGCCAGTCGAGATCGTGTTTGGAAAGCGCCTGAAAGAACAGCTTCGGTGTCGAACCGCCGGAGACGGCAATGCTTGCCGCGCCGCGATTCTTCGTTGCCGCATCAAGGCGTTTTGCAACCTCCGCCGAAAGAGCGGTTGCCAGTTCGGCGGCGGTGTCGAAGACGTGGATCGTTTCGCTCATCGCCAGGCCCTCAATCGGCATCGTGCCAGGTGCGGCCGTCGCGCTCGATCAGCGCAATGGAACCGCTCGGGCCCCAGGTTCCGGCAGTGTAACCCTGCACGCCCTGCGCCAGATCTTCCCAGCTCTTGAGAATGGGATCGACCCAATCCCACGCCGCTTCCACTTCGTCGCGGCGCATGAACAGCGTCTGGTTGGAGCGGATCGTGTCCATCAACAGCCGCTCATAGGCATCCGGGCTGCGCACGTTGAAGGCTTCGGCAAAGCTCATGTCCAGCGAGACCTGACGCAGACGCATGCCGCCCGGGCCGGGGTCCTTGATGAGGAGCGACTGCTTGACGCCTTCGTCCGGCTGCAGGCGGATGACCAGCTTGTTGGCCTCAATCTTGCCGGCCGCATCGTCGAAGATCGAATGCGGGATCTGCTTGAAGGTGACGACGATTTCCGAAACGCGGGTCGCGAGGCGTTTTCCGGTGCGGATGTAGAAGGGAACGCCGGCCCAGCGCCAGTTGGCGATTTCAGCCTTGATGGCGACGAAGGTTTCGGTGTTGGAAACGCCGCCTTCCAGCTCTTCCAGATAGCCCTTGACCGGGCCGCCTGCGGAAGCGCCGGCGCGATACTGGCCGCGAACCGTCTGCTTTTCGACATTGCTGGTGTCGATCGGCTTCAGCGAGCGCAGAACCTTGAGCTTTTCATCACGCACGGCTTCCGCATTCATGGATGCGGGCGGCTCCATGGCGACAAGGCAAAGCAGCTGCAGGATATGGTTCTGCACCATGTCGCGCAGTGCGCCGGCCTTGTCGTAATAACCGGCGCGGCCTTCAAGACCGACCGCTTCTGCAACCGTGATCTGCACATGGTCGATATGGGCGGAATTCCACAGCGGCTCATAAAGCGCATTGGCGAAACGCAGCGCCATCAGGTTCTGCACTGTCTCCTTGCCGAGATAGTGGTCGATACGGAAGATCTGCTCTTCCTTGAAGACGTGGCCGATGGTGTCGTTGAGTTCCTGCGCGGAAGCCAGATCGCGGCCGATCGGCTTTTCAACCACGATGCGGGTCGAGCGGGTGATGAGCTTGTGCTCGCGGATCTTGTCGGCAATATCGCCGAAAATGCCCGGGGCGACGGCCAGATAAAAGGCGCGCACGCGCTCCTTGCCCTCGTCCAGCAGCTTCTTCAGCACGTCCCAGCCATTGCTGCCCTTGGCATCAACAGGCACGTAGAAAAGCCTGTTCAGGAACACTGCAACCTGCGCATCGTCGTATTCGCCGGCCTTCAGGTGCTCCTTCAGCGCGTCCTGCGCGAATTTGCGATATTCCTCGTGGCTCATGACCGAACGCGACGCGCCGATGATGCGTGTCGGCTCCGTGAACTGGCCTTCGACCTGGCGGTGATAAAGCGCCGGCAGAAGCTTGCGCTCGGCAAGATCGCCCGTGCCGCCGAAAACGACACAATCAAAAGGTTCAACAGGAATGATCTGACTGCTCATATCGATTCTCTCGATCTTCAAAGGTTGGGGCATCAATAATCTAATCGATTTAAAAATGCCAGACTCAGTTATGTGAAATTATGAATTTTGGTGTCGCCCGGCCGTTTCGTTTCGGTAACTGGCTGTAAACATTATCCTAAAACCTATCCCGCAACGCGTACCAAGAGAGCGCCAGAAATAGCAGCGGCGCGCGCAGCGACGCCCCGCCGGGGAAGGCGGGCACCTTCAACTGCGCGAAGGGCGCCAGCATGTCCTTTTTGCCGAGAACGAGATCGGCATAGAGCTTGCCGCAATAATTCGACAGCATCACCCCATGGCCGGAATAACCGCCGATGGAGGTGACGCCCGGCATGACCTCGCGCACGAAGACTTTTCGCGGCAGGGTAATGCCGACGGAGCCGCCCCAGGAATGGGTAATTTCGACGGCTTTCAGCTCGGGATAGATTTCGGCGATCTGCCGGCGGATATGGCTGGAAATGTCACGCGGTGTATCGGCCGTATAGGCTTCGCGCCCGCCGAACAGCAGGCGGTTGTCGGCTGTCTTGCGGAAATAGCGCACCACGAAGCGGGAGTCGGCAACGGCTTCCTTGCCGGGAATGATGTCGGGATAGGCGTCGAGCGGTGCGGTGGCGCCGATAAAGGAGCGGATGGGCATGATATGGGCCGCGGTCACCGGTTCCAGATTGCCGATATAGGCATTGGTCGCGATCAGCACCCGCGTCGCGGTGATCGTGCCCGAGGGTGTTTCGATGATGGTCTTGCCGCCCGCCTGGCGGATGGATTGCGCCGGCGTCATTTCGTAAATGCCGGCACCCGCATCTTTCGCCGCTTTTGCCAGCCCGACCAGCAGTTTCAGCGGATGGATATGGCCGGTGCCGGTATCGCGCGTGCCGCCGAAATAATGGGTGGACCCCACACGTTTGCGCGCTTCTCCGCGTTCCATGTAGGAAATATGCGGATAGCCATAACGATTATTCATCGCATCGACGCTTCTGCGATAATCGTCCTCATAGGCAGCCTTGTGCGCCACATAGAGCTGCCCCGGCAGATATTCCATGTCGATGCCGCGGCGGCTGGCAAAGTCACGCACGTAATTCTTGGCGTTCTCGGCAATATCGAACAAAAGCTTCGATTGCTCGAAGCCGATCTCGCCTTCCATCTCGTCCGGAAAGGAGCGCTGCCCGGTGCCGAATTGCCCGCCATTGCGGCCAGAAGCGCCATCGCCGAAGCGATGCGCTTCGATCAGGGCGACGGAGACACCGTTTTCGGCGAGGTTACAGGCGGCCTGGAGGCCGGTATAACCGCCGCCGATAATGGCGACATCCGCTTCTCTCGATCCGTCGAGGGCGGGATAGTCCGGCCGCTCGCCGACTGTTGCCTGATACCAGGAAATTCCCGGCGCAATCGGGCTTTGCCATGTCATGCTGCGAACCCCTTACACGTTGAGAAGCAGGAATTCCCGCTCCCAGGGGCTGATGACCTGCATGAAGGTCTCGAACTCCCCACGTTTCAGGCCGGCATAGAGGCCGACGAATTCATGGCCGAACACCCGGTCGAACTGTTCTTCGCCTTCCAGCAGCGCGACCGCCTCAAGGAGCCCGCGCGGCAGGTCGATGGAGCCTTCATTGGCCGTATCGGCGGTGGGTTCTGTCGGTTCGATATTGTTGACGATACCGAGCCAGCCGCAGCCGAGCGAAGCGGCAAGCGCAAGGTAAGGATTGGCGTCCGAGCTCGGCAGGCGGTTTTCGACGCGCCGCGCCTGCGGGCCGGAAATCGGCACGCGGAAGGCGGTGGTGCGGTTGTCGTAACCCCAGGCATTGTTGACCGGGCAGGCCATGTCGGGCGTCAGGCGGCGATAGGAATTCACATAGGGCGCGAGCATGACGAGCGCGTTCGGCACATAACGCTGCATGCCGCCCACGAAAGCGAAGAACTCCTTGGAAGGGCCGCCATCCTTGTTGGAGAAAATATTGCGGCCGCTGTCGATCTCCACCACCGACTGGTGGATATGCATGGCCGAACCCGGCTGGCCCTGCATCGGCTTAGCCATGAAGGTGGCGTAAATGCCGTGTTTCAGCGCCGCTTCGCGGATGGTGCGCTTGAACAGGAATACCTGGTCGGCAAGCTCGATCGGGTCGCCATGGCGCAGGTTGATCTCCAGCTGTGCAGGGCCTTCCTCGTGGATCAGCGTATCGATCTCGAGGCCCTGCTTTTCGGAGAAGTGATAGATGTCGTCGATCAGCTCGTCGAATTCGTTGATGCCGGCGATGGAATAGCTCTGCCCGCCGACGATGGAGCGGCCTGATCGACCCTTCGGCGGATGCAGGGGATAGTCCGGGTCGTCATTCATGGCGACGAGGTAAAATTCGATTTCCGGCGCGACAACCGGCTTCCAGCCCTTTTCGGTATAGAGCGAAAGCACGTTTTTCAGCACGTTGCGCGGCGTATAGGGAACGAAATTGCCCTCGGCGTCCACGACGTCGCAGATCACCTGCGCGGTCGGGTCGCTCTCCCACGGTACGACGGAAAGGGTGGAAAGATCAGGCACCAGCTTCAGATCGCTGTCGCGCGGCTCATAGCGGAAGTTTGCTGTCTCGTCAGGATATTCGCCTGATATCGTATGGCGGTAGAGTGCGGATGGCAAAGCAAGCGAGGTATCCCCCGTAAACTTCGCCGTCGGCATCATCTTGCCGCGCGCAACGCCGGCAAGATCGGGGGTGATGCATTCGATGTCCTCGATACCGCGCGCCCTCAACCATTGCGCGGCTTCGCGCCAGGAGGAAACGCCACGGGTGGAGGAAAGGTCGAGGGGAGGTGTCTTTGCCATGGTTGCCTGTTTCTTCGGGCGGAGCATGGTTTTCTTCGGGGGCATGTATCACCGGGTCTGTGTTTCGACTGGCGCCATCATAACCGGAGTTTGGCAATTGGCGAGGGGGAAAGCGCCATTGACAAGCGGCGGCACTTCGAAAAGAGGAGAGGAAACGGATCGGATGGAATGATGACAGAGAAATGTGACGTGCTGATTTTGGGGGCGGGCGCCGCCGGCATGATGTGCGCCATCCGCGCCGGCCAGCGCGGCCGCTCCGTCGTCATTCTAGACCATGCGAAAGCGCCGGGCGAAAAGATCCGCATCTCCGGCGGCGGCCGCTGCAACTTCACCAATATCCATGCCGGGCCGAAGAATTATCTCTCCGCCAATCCGCATTTCGCCAAATCCGCACTCGCCCGTTATACACCGCGCGATTTCATCGCCCTTGTCGAGAAACACCGCATCGCCTGGCACGAAAAAACGCTCGGCCAGCTCTTTTGCGATGACAGTGCCAAGGACATCATCCGCATGCTGCTTGGCGAAATGCAGGCGGTGAATGCGAAGCTGCGGCTCGAAACGTCTGTTTCGGCCGTCACCCATGATGGCGCCCGTTTTCGCGTCACGACATCCGGCGGCGTCATCGAGGCGGAAAGCCTCATT is drawn from Agrobacterium tumefaciens and contains these coding sequences:
- the zwf gene encoding glucose-6-phosphate dehydrogenase, which translates into the protein MSSQIIPVEPFDCVVFGGTGDLAERKLLPALYHRQVEGQFTEPTRIIGASRSVMSHEEYRKFAQDALKEHLKAGEYDDAQVAVFLNRLFYVPVDAKGSNGWDVLKKLLDEGKERVRAFYLAVAPGIFGDIADKIREHKLITRSTRIVVEKPIGRDLASAQELNDTIGHVFKEEQIFRIDHYLGKETVQNLMALRFANALYEPLWNSAHIDHVQITVAEAVGLEGRAGYYDKAGALRDMVQNHILQLLCLVAMEPPASMNAEAVRDEKLKVLRSLKPIDTSNVEKQTVRGQYRAGASAGGPVKGYLEELEGGVSNTETFVAIKAEIANWRWAGVPFYIRTGKRLATRVSEIVVTFKQIPHSIFDDAAGKIEANKLVIRLQPDEGVKQSLLIKDPGPGGMRLRQVSLDMSFAEAFNVRSPDAYERLLMDTIRSNQTLFMRRDEVEAAWDWVDPILKSWEDLAQGVQGYTAGTWGPSGSIALIERDGRTWHDAD
- a CDS encoding glutamine synthetase is translated as MPPKKTMLRPKKQATMAKTPPLDLSSTRGVSSWREAAQWLRARGIEDIECITPDLAGVARGKMMPTAKFTGDTSLALPSALYRHTISGEYPDETANFRYEPRDSDLKLVPDLSTLSVVPWESDPTAQVICDVVDAEGNFVPYTPRNVLKNVLSLYTEKGWKPVVAPEIEFYLVAMNDDPDYPLHPPKGRSGRSIVGGQSYSIAGINEFDELIDDIYHFSEKQGLEIDTLIHEEGPAQLEINLRHGDPIELADQVFLFKRTIREAALKHGIYATFMAKPMQGQPGSAMHIHQSVVEIDSGRNIFSNKDGGPSKEFFAFVGGMQRYVPNALVMLAPYVNSYRRLTPDMACPVNNAWGYDNRTTAFRVPISGPQARRVENRLPSSDANPYLALAASLGCGWLGIVNNIEPTEPTADTANEGSIDLPRGLLEAVALLEGEEQFDRVFGHEFVGLYAGLKRGEFETFMQVISPWEREFLLLNV
- a CDS encoding FAD-binding oxidoreductase, giving the protein MTWQSPIAPGISWYQATVGERPDYPALDGSREADVAIIGGGYTGLQAACNLAENGVSVALIEAHRFGDGASGRNGGQFGTGQRSFPDEMEGEIGFEQSKLLFDIAENAKNYVRDFASRRGIDMEYLPGQLYVAHKAAYEDDYRRSVDAMNNRYGYPHISYMERGEARKRVGSTHYFGGTRDTGTGHIHPLKLLVGLAKAAKDAGAGIYEMTPAQSIRQAGGKTIIETPSGTITATRVLIATNAYIGNLEPVTAAHIMPIRSFIGATAPLDAYPDIIPGKEAVADSRFVVRYFRKTADNRLLFGGREAYTADTPRDISSHIRRQIAEIYPELKAVEITHSWGGSVGITLPRKVFVREVMPGVTSIGGYSGHGVMLSNYCGKLYADLVLGKKDMLAPFAQLKVPAFPGGASLRAPLLFLALSWYALRDRF
- the pgl gene encoding 6-phosphogluconolactonase, with protein sequence MSETIHVFDTAAELATALSAEVAKRLDAATKNRGAASIAVSGGSTPKLFFQALSKHDLDWPNISVTLVDERFVPPESDRSNHRLVAENLLQDKAKSAYFVPLFQPAASPEDAATLATVKTEAICDPFDVVILGMGTDGHTASFFPGGDNLYEALDLDEPRGVLTMAAENAGEERLTFNFSSLHDAEFLVLHIEGAAKKATLEKAQSGEDEDEMPIRAVLNRAETPVDIYWAP